The bacterium sequence GACGCCGGCCGAGTCGGGCCCGAGCATCGCCCGGCTCGCCGAGACTTTCCCCGGCCTTTGTGTCGAGGTCCGACGATGAGGGACGCCGGCTCGCCGAACCGTTGGGAGGTGTTCCAGGTCGGTCCGGCGACGGGGTTCATCACTCTGCGGGCTGGACATCCCGCCGACGACCCCCTGGCCACCGTCCGCGAGCTTCTGGACGGGATCGCGCCGGGGGCGGGGATAGCCCGGGCACACCAGGTCCACGGCCGCGAGGTTTTTCTCGCCGAGGGTCCTACCTTTCTCCCCTACCCCCGGGCCGACGCCCTGGTCACGGACAAAAAGGGGCTCGCCGTGGTCGTCCTCACCGCCGACTGCTTCCCGGTCCTTCTAGCCGACGAACGTTCGCGGGTCGCGGGAGCGGTCCACGCCGGCCGCCGGGGCGCCCTGGCCGACGTGGTGGGGGCGGCGCTGGAGCTCATCGAGCGGCGCTTCGCCGTGGGACTGTCCTCCCTCTTCGCGCAGGTGGGCCCCGGCATCGGGCCCTGCTGCTACGAGGTGTCGGACGAAATCGCCGACGAGTTCGCCGGGCGCTGGGGGGAGCGGTTCGTCCGCCGGGTTCCGGACGGCGGTCCCCGTCTGGACCTCCCCGGCCTCGTTCTGCACCAGCTACTCGCACGCGGGGTAAGCCCGGACCGAATCACGGCCTCGGGTG is a genomic window containing:
- a CDS encoding polyphenol oxidase family protein: MRDAGSPNRWEVFQVGPATGFITLRAGHPADDPLATVRELLDGIAPGAGIARAHQVHGREVFLAEGPTFLPYPRADALVTDKKGLAVVVLTADCFPVLLADERSRVAGAVHAGRRGALADVVGAALELIERRFAVGLSSLFAQVGPGIGPCCYEVSDEIADEFAGRWGERFVRRVPDGGPRLDLPGLVLHQLLARGVSPDRITASGDCTRCRSDRYWSHRALGEAAGRMATGVLLEGR